TCCCTGCATTGCTGTATCCTCGCATACCCTGCTATTTACTCAGTTTGCAATAGTGATTTTAAGGTTGGTTACTTTAAGAAGTATTTTATTCTCATCGCTGTAGGGTGTTGGATCAGCTGTGCAGCAATTCCTCTTGATTGGGATCGACCATGGCAATCTTGGCCCATACCATTGATAGTAGGCGGATACTTGGGTGCATTCGTTGGATATACATTTGGTACATTAATTTAAATAGAGTACATAACTTATCTAGGATAATCATTTCATGGAACCGATAAGCATATCCTTGGAGTAGTGATAGATGGGTTTAGTTAGGAGACCCGTCTGAATAAGCACCTTTCCGGGGCCTTTAACCTTATAGAATACCTTTTCTTTGCTGATGACGTTGGACAGCAGCCCAAGAATCTTGTCATAATACCGGCCAAGAAACGAGTTCCCATGCTGCTTTATTACTTCGGATACTGTTACAAATGAATTAAGTTTTTGAGGATGTAGTTGAACAGATTGTTCATGGCCTAGGATTGACTCTGGGGTAAGTAGGATCTCCTCCTGTGCAGTTAATGATAAATCGAATACGGGTCCCTGTCCCATAAGCGCTACTACACCTCTACCAATTAACCGACCACTCGCAAATGACACATCTCCACTATAACAAATAACGTGGGTTTCAGGATTATATAGTCTCCAGCCCTTTTCGTACTCGTCAATTTCAAGCAACTTTACATTATTGGTTGGAACTATGGTGTCGCAGACCAAATTCACAGGGTAGTCACTTGTTGAGATTCTAGTAAACCCAGTCTTTAGTTTTACCAACTCTACAGCTGGAGGTAACGTTTCTGGAGGAGCATTGAACATTTTTATTTGGTCTAGCTTCCCATAGACAGTACTGAATGATGGCATTCGCAGTATTAAGGAATCTTGTGATAGATGGAAGTCTGGAAATTCGACGAATGGGCCTGAACCAGTACCTGTTTTACGATTAGTAAATGCTGAAAGGTTTACAGGAGTTATGCGAGTAGTAGAGATCCATCTTCTTGCTATCATAGTTGGTTAAGCTGTAATTATTTAAAGATATCATttaaaaagaataataaGCATGTTCTTTCAATTTTTCACATATAATAAAACAATTTTACTACTCTATACATAAATTCTATGTGATATATATTAATAATTCATTGAAAAAAGGCCTTGTAAACTGAACTGAAGTTCTCAACCACTATTCCATATGTTGAAGGTGATTTAGGGACAAATGGGCCTCTTTTCTCGTAGAAATCAGTCTTGATCAATGTGTCGGACGTAGTACGTAGTTTGGCAATGTTCTTGCTCACTTGCACGGCATCCAGGGATAGGAAACCGTTGTTTAAAGGAGTTGATATAACAGTAGGAAATGAATTAGCATTTGCCTCGAGTATTGTGGTAACAATTGTCTTAATTTCAGAGACGACTGGGTTTTCGCTCTTACAGTTCTTGGAATAATCACTTAGGAGCATGCACAGCTTCCTGATGAAGGAGATTAGGGTCTCCTTCAATTGGTGCAATTCGGGTCTCTGTGAGCTTCCAATACGTGCCCTTTCAGATAATGAAAAAAGGATCAGTATAATGTTCTTGAGTATCGTGAACGCAGGGCGTGCAAACACAAACTCGTAGCCGGCGAACTTCAGGTTGGCAAGACCGGAAAAGACATAGAATGCAGTTTCCTGTAGAAACTGAATAAATTCACGGAACACATTGTTAAACTGCTGTGCAGCGCCGAGGGACTCGTAATGCAATAGCGCATAAACATTTACGAAAAGTTCCACGTTTCGACTCAACAAAGTGTCTGCGACATGGCTTATCATAAGTTGAGTGTTGAAACAACGATGGGAGGCGCATAGTAACGTTTCTTTACAGGCAGCCTTCAATTGGCCTAGGCGAGCCACGTTCAACGTCTCGTCACGGTTGTGAAGGTACTTGAGAAGCGTTGTTACCGACCGGAGAAAGTCGTGATCTTGCAACAGTACCGAATCTAAAATACGAGTGGAACTAGAAAGGCCTGAAAGTAGAGCGAGAGGGAGTTCTCCGTGAACCAATTTACGCCAGCAGCAATTTCTGTTTACAAAGTTCCAAAGTATAATCAGCTGCTGATCTTGTGTTTCATGATTAATGCCTAGATCCAAAGCCCAGTGTAGGTCTTCGTCACAGTCAACAGCCTGAGAAACACTTGACCATCCTGACATAGACTCGTATAGCTTCAAAGAGGCTACGAAGGGCAGCAGCCTTAGTTTCCACTTCCGCGACAAAGTGGCCGTGCCAGTCAGCGACACCATTGTCATAATAGTCGTCAGGTTAGAGTGCAATTGCGGTACATAATCACGCAACTCCTCAAAACGATGAAGCTGTTCATCCTTCAGAGGTACCAACACAGTTGACGTAAGTGATTGGTAGCAGAACAACAAATAAAGTGTAATCTGGCCGAGCATCGCCATTTGATCCACCGACATTGCGTTCACACTGAACATGACATCGCGTAGTGGGAACCATTGGTCGACTGTTTGGGTGAGCTCCTGGGGCTGTAGCATCGGTACAAGAGTTGAAATATCAGTATGCGTGGTAAAGTACGTGATCCAGTGTGTACACAACTGTTTTGGAGGAAAACAAAGACCGCTATTATTGTTTGAAACGTTATTACCGTTATTGTTTAACCCGCGACCAATGTGTGCATGCTGTTGATGAGATAGCCGCTCTGGTAATTTATTGGCCATCACATCGTACAGTCGGTTGTGAAACCAGCACAAGAAGTCATCACGCATTGCAAGATGGCCAACTTCAAACAACCTGTTCTCACTCGCAGGCAGCGGCACTTGCGGGGTGTAGAACTGTGAACGCGTTACCACAACGCGGAGAACCTGGTACGGATCCAGAAATGCGGGATCTACAGATTTGAACTCGTCAAAAGTTATTCCATCGTCGTCATCGTAGTCGTCATCGTAGTCATCCCCACCAGCGCCATCGCCTGTCTTTCTTTTCTTCGACATCGGCGAAGTACGCGCCGCCGATGGAGCTGCAGAAGCCGCTGCTGTAGCAGATGCAGCCGCAAGATTTGAATGACCTCCAGATATAGCTCCTGGATTCTGAGTAGCCGTAGAAACGGTCAGCTGCAACACATTGCGCCCAGTAACACGCTCCAGATCCAAGAGTCGGTCCCGCAGAAATTCAAGCTCCTTTGCAAGTACCTCATCTTGCGTATAGGGGACCTTAGCAGTATCAAAAATCGCAGGTCCACGCACTAAATTCACACCCTGCTCCTCCCCGTTTCCCATAACATTAACAGGAGCAGCTGAAACCCGGGGAATGAACTGCGGCGCTTCTCGTGATGGGCTCATCGAACTCGCACGCAGGGCGGAAGACGGCACAGTCGCCGAGGCTACTGTAGAGCTCATCAGCTGCATCCGCGTATTCAATTCCCGCATCTGCTCCAGGGACCCTATTCCAATAGTGCCTTGGGACCCACTCTGGCTTATACTCGACGTATTACTCTGTACGTAAATGCCTGGCACGTCCGGATAAAAACAGTCTGTCTTGCCGTTCCGTAAACAGTTCCCGCAACTCGGCTTCGCACGATCACACCCGATCTTTCGCTTACGACATTGCACACACGCAGGAGgcttcttcatcttccttCCTCGAATATCCACAACCATTATTACAGAAACATGAATTGAGTTTGGAATACCAGGACAATAGAATCTGATTGAAGGGGTGGTCTACGTCGCCAGATAACCTTTTGGCAAATGGGGCAGCACAATTTTTTTCTTCAACAGGTCACGTGTACGTAGATAAATAGCTAGTTACGGTGGGGACTTAGGGAAACGCACGGCGAGGGTTGAATGGCCATCTAGGGGACCAGCGGTGCGTCAATCCCGGGTGTCGATCTGCTGGGGCTTTAATGTACTGCCAGAAACAAACATATAAAATGGATACTCCATGGTAAACGCTCTATAACTCGTCAGAGAGCGGCTCCTTAACGACTTCTCCTCCTGCTTCGGCTACGCGGACAGGAACAAAAGGAGCGTCACGAGCGTTAGTGCGGACCTTTTCAACGGCGCTCACGACTTCCATGCCCTCGATGACCTCACCAAAGACCACGTGACGGCCGTCTAACCAAGGAGTTGGAACCGTGGTAATGAAGAACTGGGAGCCGTTGGTGTCCTTGCCGCGGTTGGCCATTGAGAGTCTACCTGGTTTGTCGTGCTTGAGTTCGAAAGACTCATCTGCGAAAGTAGGGCCGTAGATGGAACGGCCGCCGACGCCAGTACCATGAGTGAAGTCGCCACCCTGGATCATGAATTGAGGTATAACTCTGTGGAACGTAGAGTTTACATAACCCATAGCAGGGTCGTTACTAGTTGAGAGTTCGTAGAAGTTTTGGACGGTTAGCGGGGCGACCTCTCCAAAGAGGCCTATAACGATCCGACCTAAAGCTTCTTCGCCATGAACGATGTCAAAGTGGACCTTGTGGGTGACTTTAGGATCAGCTAATACAAAGGAAGTAAATAGGAACGCTGTACGGACTAAATGGGATAGTAGTTTCATTTTATTGAGTTGATTCTTGATGGGTGGCGAAAGCGGGAGATGTATATTTTACCGAGCGGAGAAGCCTTTATTTACGTGGCGGAAAAACAACGAAGCAGGCGGCCAGTTAAGGCGGCGACTGTAGGTCCTTGTAATGTATAAAATGGTACTTAGAGGTATTTTGGAGTGGTCTTTAGGCTCTGTAGCATGAGTTTATCAAGAAGATCTTGCGTCAAAGCGTCCTGGTAACCTGCGCCAGGTGTTTCGACAGCGGCGCCTGTGACGGCAGTGCTTATTGCACCCGCAGCAGTAGTCGCCGCTGCGGTGCTAGGTATTGTAGCTCCAGTAGTATTAGTGGTGGCGGATGGTGTAGAAGAAGTTTCTACAGCGACTAATGATGGACCCTGGCCTGGCTGGAACCGCGAAAGGCGTTGGACACCTTCCAAAGCGCGAGAAAGGTGTAGTGTAGTCGCGAGCAAACGATTGTGTATAATGCGGAAGGCGGTAGGAGATTTGTATACGTTTGCACCAATTATATAATAGTCATCCAGGGGAGTAACAGACGTTTCACTGGAGCGTAATTGCTTCCTTATCACCCAAAAATCCGGTTCTCTGACATGTGATAGGATGTATTCAGTCCCTTTCAGGCGCGAAAGTTCCCTTTCCAGCACTGCGTGAACCGGGTACTGATCCCAGATATGCTGACGGTCCGGCGGTGCTCGGCGAGTGGGTTCTAGAGGTAACTGCTGAGAGAATTGGTGCTGCATTTTAACAACCTGGTTATTTGAGGTCCTATCAAAAAAAGGCGATTGACTGAAGTAGTCTAATACATTGTCAGTGCGTAGTCCAAACGACTGGATCCACTCGGGGGACTT
The Eremothecium sinecaudum strain ATCC 58844 chromosome II, complete sequence DNA segment above includes these coding regions:
- a CDS encoding HBR319Cp (Syntenic homolog of Ashbya gossypii AAL058C; Syntenic homolog of Ashbya gossypii NOHBY103; No homolog in Saccharomyces cerevisiae; Syntenic homolog of Kluyveromyces lactis KLLA0C10230g), translating into MIARRWISTTRITPVNLSAFTNRKTGTGSGPFVEFPDFHLSQDSLILRMPSFSTVYGKLDQIKMFNAPPETLPPAVELVKLKTGFTRISTSDYPVNLVCDTIVPTNNVKLLEIDEYEKGWRLYNPETHVICYSGDVSFASGRLIGRGVVALMGQGPVFDLSLTAQEEILLTPESILGHEQSVQLHPQKLNSFVTVSEVIKQHGNSFLGRYYDKILGLLSNVISKEKVFYKVKGPGKVLIQTGLLTKPIYHYSKDMLIGSMK
- the RSC3 gene encoding Rsc3p (Syntenic homolog of Ashbya gossypii AAL057C; Syntenic homolog of Saccharomyces cerevisiae YDR303C (RSC3) and YHR056C (RSC30)), which encodes MVVDIRGRKMKKPPACVQCRKRKIGCDRAKPSCGNCLRNGKTDCFYPDVPGIYVQSNTSSISQSGSQGTIGIGSLEQMRELNTRMQLMSSTVASATVPSSALRASSMSPSREAPQFIPRVSAAPVNVMGNGEEQGVNLVRGPAIFDTAKVPYTQDEVLAKELEFLRDRLLDLERVTGRNVLQLTVSTATQNPGAISGGHSNLAAASATAAASAAPSAARTSPMSKKRKTGDGAGGDDYDDDYDDDDGITFDEFKSVDPAFLDPYQVLRVVVTRSQFYTPQVPLPASENRLFEVGHLAMRDDFLCWFHNRLYDVMANKLPERLSHQQHAHIGRGLNNNGNNVSNNNSGLCFPPKQLCTHWITYFTTHTDISTLVPMLQPQELTQTVDQWFPLRDVMFSVNAMSVDQMAMLGQITLYLLFCYQSLTSTVLVPLKDEQLHRFEELRDYVPQLHSNLTTIMTMVSLTGTATLSRKWKLRLLPFVASLKLYESMSGWSSVSQAVDCDEDLHWALDLGINHETQDQQLIILWNFVNRNCCWRKLVHGELPLALLSGLSSSTRILDSVLLQDHDFLRSVTTLLKYLHNRDETLNVARLGQLKAACKETLLCASHRCFNTQLMISHVADTLLSRNVELFVNVYALLHYESLGAAQQFNNVFREFIQFLQETAFYVFSGLANLKFAGYEFVFARPAFTILKNIILILFSLSERARIGSSQRPELHQLKETLISFIRKLCMLLSDYSKNCKSENPVVSEIKTIVTTILEANANSFPTVISTPLNNGFLSLDAVQVSKNIAKLRTTSDTLIKTDFYEKRGPFVPKSPSTYGIVVENFSSVYKAFFQ
- the CPR5 gene encoding peptidylprolyl isomerase family protein CPR5 (Syntenic homolog of Ashbya gossypii AAL056C; Syntenic homolog of Saccharomyces cerevisiae YDR304C (CPR5) and YHR057C (CPR2)), giving the protein MKLLSHLVRTAFLFTSFVLADPKVTHKVHFDIVHGEEALGRIVIGLFGEVAPLTVQNFYELSTSNDPAMGYVNSTFHRVIPQFMIQGGDFTHGTGVGGRSIYGPTFADESFELKHDKPGRLSMANRGKDTNGSQFFITTVPTPWLDGRHVVFGEVIEGMEVVSAVEKVRTNARDAPFVPVRVAEAGGEVVKEPLSDEL
- the MED6 gene encoding mediator complex subunit MED6 (Syntenic homolog of Ashbya gossypii AAL055C; Syntenic homolog of Saccharomyces cerevisiae YHR058C (MED6)); protein product: MTLPLDELQWKSPEWIQSFGLRTDNVLDYFSQSPFFDRTSNNQVVKMQHQFSQQLPLEPTRRAPPDRQHIWDQYPVHAVLERELSRLKGTEYILSHVREPDFWVIRKQLRSSETSVTPLDDYYIIGANVYKSPTAFRIIHNRLLATTLHLSRALEGVQRLSRFQPGQGPSLVAVETSSTPSATTNTTGATIPSTAAATTAAGAISTAVTGAAVETPGAGYQDALTQDLLDKLMLQSLKTTPKYL